Proteins from one Amycolatopsis endophytica genomic window:
- a CDS encoding aldehyde dehydrogenase, translating into MTTTLAEYRMRIGATWAEAADGRRYDTVNPFTGRAWASVPDGGPEDVDRAVEAATAAMTGEWGRATGFERARLMRRLADVLERDADELARLESTDNGKLIRETSGQAKALPEWLRYFAGVADKLQGDVIPAQNPDFLIYTRHEPVGVVGAIVPWNSPLSLLMWKFAPLLAAGCALVVKPSEYTPVTALALAERAVEAGLPPGVLNVVTGQSADLGRALVAHPGVRQVAFTGSPEVGIKVAQGAAAHLARTTLELGGKSAQVVFPDSDLDAVVDGVIAGIFAASGQTCVAGSRLVVHEEVEQPVLDRLVERTRAIKLGDPLDPASEMGPLANETQLKTVTGFVERAAAEGARIVHGGGGDPALGGMFYLPTVVTGVRPDMEIAQEEIFGPVLSVLRFRTEDEAVRIANGTRYGLGAGVWTNDVRRAHRVAHRLRAGNVWINAYRMVAPNVPFGGNGHSGWGRESGMDAVREYTDTKAVWVDLAGNARDPFRLN; encoded by the coding sequence GTGACAACCACACTGGCGGAGTACCGGATGCGCATCGGCGCCACGTGGGCCGAAGCGGCCGACGGCAGGCGCTACGACACCGTCAACCCCTTCACCGGCCGGGCGTGGGCGAGCGTGCCCGACGGCGGACCGGAGGACGTCGACCGCGCCGTCGAGGCGGCCACCGCGGCGATGACCGGCGAGTGGGGACGAGCCACCGGTTTCGAACGAGCCCGCCTCATGCGCCGCCTGGCGGACGTCCTGGAACGCGACGCGGACGAGCTGGCCCGCCTGGAAAGCACCGACAACGGCAAGTTGATCCGGGAGACCTCCGGGCAGGCGAAGGCGCTACCGGAGTGGCTCCGCTACTTCGCCGGCGTCGCCGACAAACTACAAGGCGACGTCATCCCCGCCCAGAACCCGGATTTCCTCATTTACACCCGGCACGAGCCGGTCGGGGTGGTGGGGGCCATCGTGCCCTGGAACTCGCCACTGTCGCTGCTGATGTGGAAGTTCGCCCCGCTGCTGGCGGCCGGGTGCGCACTGGTGGTCAAGCCGTCCGAATACACCCCGGTCACCGCGCTCGCGCTCGCCGAGCGGGCGGTGGAAGCGGGTCTGCCACCGGGTGTGCTGAACGTCGTGACCGGGCAGAGCGCCGACCTCGGCCGAGCGCTGGTGGCTCATCCCGGCGTGCGGCAGGTGGCGTTCACCGGTTCACCGGAGGTGGGCATCAAAGTCGCCCAGGGCGCCGCGGCACACCTGGCCCGGACCACCCTCGAGCTCGGCGGCAAGTCGGCCCAGGTCGTCTTTCCGGACAGCGACCTCGACGCGGTGGTCGACGGCGTGATCGCCGGGATCTTCGCCGCCTCAGGACAGACCTGCGTCGCCGGTTCGCGCCTGGTGGTGCACGAGGAGGTCGAGCAACCCGTCCTGGACCGCCTCGTGGAGCGGACCCGCGCCATCAAGCTCGGTGATCCGCTCGACCCGGCGAGTGAGATGGGCCCGCTCGCCAACGAGACGCAGCTCAAGACCGTCACGGGCTTCGTGGAGCGGGCGGCCGCCGAGGGGGCGCGGATCGTGCACGGCGGAGGGGGCGACCCGGCCCTCGGCGGCATGTTCTACCTCCCCACCGTCGTCACCGGGGTGCGTCCGGACATGGAGATCGCGCAGGAGGAGATCTTCGGCCCCGTGCTGTCGGTGCTGCGCTTCCGCACCGAGGACGAGGCGGTCCGCATAGCCAACGGGACGCGGTACGGGCTGGGGGCCGGTGTCTGGACGAACGATGTGCGCAGGGCCCACCGGGTGGCGCACCGACTGCGGGCGGGCAACGTGTGGATCAACGCTTACCGCATGGTCGCGCCGAACGTGCCTTTCGGCGGCAACGGCCACAGCGGCTGGGGCCGGGAAAGCGGGATGGACGCCGTGCGTGAGTACACCGACACGAAAGCGGTGTGGGTCGATCTCGCGGGCAACGCCCGCGACCCGTTCCGGCTCAACTGA